Proteins encoded within one genomic window of Gloeobacter kilaueensis JS1:
- a CDS encoding class I SAM-dependent methyltransferase, protein MVEWNAAQYTQISALQRAMADEVLALLKLDGTEQVLDIGCGNGKITAQIAERVPAGAVLGIDSSEQMISFASSHFAPADWPRLRFEVADARHLPFKSEFDLIVSFNALHWIPEQDAALHSIHTALRPHGRAQLRLVPKGERPSLEDVLEQTRQSPRWSTSFQDFRDPYLHLTPEQYAARAEQNGLKILHLRTADKAWDFGSREAFFAFGQVTFVAWTWCLPEHEKPDFIADVLDRYRLVACDQPSEENTFKFYQMDITLEPG, encoded by the coding sequence GTGGTCGAATGGAACGCCGCCCAGTACACCCAGATATCGGCACTGCAGCGCGCGATGGCCGACGAGGTGCTGGCTTTGCTGAAACTCGACGGTACAGAGCAAGTGCTCGATATCGGCTGCGGCAACGGCAAGATTACCGCGCAGATCGCTGAGCGCGTTCCTGCAGGAGCGGTCTTGGGCATCGATAGCTCCGAGCAGATGATTAGCTTCGCCTCGTCACACTTTGCCCCCGCCGACTGGCCCCGGCTGCGCTTTGAGGTGGCCGATGCCCGCCACCTGCCCTTCAAGAGCGAATTCGATCTCATCGTCTCCTTCAACGCCCTCCACTGGATACCCGAGCAGGATGCTGCTTTACATTCCATTCACACTGCCCTGCGTCCCCATGGCCGGGCCCAACTCCGCCTCGTCCCCAAAGGCGAGCGCCCGAGCCTCGAAGACGTGCTTGAGCAGACGCGACAATCGCCCCGCTGGTCCACCTCCTTTCAAGATTTCCGCGATCCTTATCTGCACCTGACACCGGAGCAGTATGCAGCCAGAGCCGAGCAAAACGGCCTGAAAATCCTGCACCTGCGCACGGCGGACAAAGCCTGGGATTTCGGTTCCCGCGAGGCATTCTTCGCCTTCGGTCAGGTCACCTTCGTTGCCTGGACATGGTGTCTGCCGGAGCACGAGAAGCCAGATTTTATAGCCGACGTGCTCGATCGCTATCGTCTGGTGGCCTGCGACCAACCGAGCGAGGAGAATACCTTCAAGTTCTATCAGATGGACATCACCCTTGAACCTGGCTGA
- the purF gene encoding amidophosphoribosyltransferase, with protein sequence MTSASSFAADKPEEACGVFGILAPGEDVAKLTYFGLFALQHRGQESAGIAVLNGEKHTLHKEMGLVSQVFGEKLLEQLQGQLAVGHTRYSTTGSSRQVNAQPVVSRTRLGSVVLAHNGNLVNADQLREELLAREHTLLATTDSEEIVHAIGEAVDDGDDWISGTIRALKRCSGAFSLVIGVPGALLGTRDPNGVRPLVIGRLDGRYVLASETCALSIIGARYERDVEPGELVEITEAGLTSHRWATPDPKLCIFEMIYFARPDSRMNAESLYTYRERLGEILAAESPVEADIVIPIPDSGTPAAIGFARRLGIPFQQGLIKNHYVGRTFIQPTQSMREAGIKMKLNPLPDVIEGKRVVMVDDSIVRGTTSRKIVQALRDSGAAEVHMRISSPPVTHPCFYGIDTDSQDQLIAATKSVEEIARHIGVDSLAYLSIDGMLEATGTSGNNFCTACFTGNYPIAIPDRIRRTKLMLEQQPVAT encoded by the coding sequence ATGACCAGCGCATCATCCTTCGCCGCCGACAAACCCGAGGAGGCTTGCGGCGTCTTCGGTATCCTCGCCCCCGGCGAGGATGTCGCCAAGCTGACCTACTTCGGGTTATTTGCCCTCCAGCATCGCGGCCAGGAATCTGCCGGAATCGCTGTGCTCAATGGCGAAAAGCACACCCTCCATAAAGAGATGGGGCTGGTCTCCCAGGTCTTTGGCGAAAAGTTGCTGGAGCAGTTGCAGGGCCAGCTCGCCGTCGGCCACACCCGCTACTCGACTACCGGCTCCAGCCGCCAGGTCAACGCCCAGCCTGTGGTCTCCCGCACGCGCCTGGGATCGGTGGTCCTCGCCCACAACGGCAATCTGGTCAACGCCGATCAATTGCGCGAGGAGTTGCTCGCCCGCGAACACACCCTGCTTGCCACCACCGACTCCGAGGAGATCGTCCACGCGATCGGCGAGGCGGTCGATGACGGCGATGACTGGATTTCTGGCACGATTCGCGCCCTCAAGCGCTGCAGCGGCGCTTTCAGCCTGGTCATCGGTGTTCCCGGAGCCCTGTTGGGCACCCGCGATCCGAACGGCGTCCGTCCCTTGGTCATCGGCAGGCTCGATGGCCGCTACGTGCTTGCGAGCGAAACCTGTGCCCTGAGCATCATCGGTGCCAGGTACGAGCGCGACGTCGAACCGGGAGAGCTGGTCGAAATCACCGAGGCGGGCCTCACTTCCCACCGCTGGGCCACCCCCGATCCCAAACTGTGCATCTTCGAGATGATCTACTTTGCCCGGCCCGACTCGCGGATGAACGCCGAGAGCCTCTATACCTACCGCGAGCGCCTGGGCGAAATTCTCGCCGCCGAATCACCTGTAGAAGCCGATATCGTCATCCCGATTCCCGACTCCGGCACCCCGGCAGCCATCGGCTTTGCCCGCCGCCTGGGCATTCCTTTTCAGCAGGGGCTGATCAAAAACCACTACGTCGGTCGCACCTTCATCCAGCCCACCCAATCGATGCGCGAGGCGGGCATCAAGATGAAGCTCAATCCTCTACCCGACGTGATCGAGGGCAAGCGCGTCGTCATGGTCGATGATTCGATCGTGCGCGGCACCACCAGCCGCAAGATCGTCCAGGCTCTGCGCGACAGTGGAGCCGCCGAAGTTCACATGCGCATCTCCTCGCCGCCCGTCACCCATCCCTGCTTTTACGGCATCGACACCGACTCGCAAGATCAGCTGATTGCCGCCACCAAGAGCGTCGAAGAAATTGCCCGCCATATCGGCGTCGATAGCCTCGCCTACTTGAGCATCGACGGAATGCTCGAAGCCACCGGCACCAGCGGCAACAACTTCTGCACCGCCTGCTTTACCGGCAACTATCCGATCGCCATTCCCGACCGCATCCGCCGTACCAAGCTCATGCTCGAACAGCAGCCGGTTGCAACCTGA
- the purL gene encoding phosphoribosylformylglycinamidine synthase subunit PurL yields MIAPTESSPFSPADLARHRLSAQEYRRITDLIGRHPNLNELGMFSVMWSEHCCYKNSRALLKGFPTTGPRVLVGPGENAGVIDVGDGLRVAFKVESHNHPSAVEPFQGAATGVGGILRDIFTMGARPIAVLNSLRFGPLEDARNRALFNGVVQGIGHYGNCTGIPTVGGEVYFDETYSGNPLVNAMAIGVLETPEIVRSGAAGIGNPVLYVGSTTGRDGMGGASFASAELSEESQKDRPAVQVGDPFTEKSLIEACLEAFRTGAVVAAQDMGAAGLTCSSSEMAAKGGVGIDLDLDRVPVRETGMVPYEFLLSESQERMLFVAHKGREGELIALFERWGLHAVVVGEVVADPIVRIRHRGEVVAELPAGALTDDAPLYEREVLSEPPLWLRELQAFDGSTLPLPADYTAALLQLLDSPNIASKRWVYRQYDHQVQNNTAIVPGAADAAVIRVRPQTFGVGEVTAVPAGERGIAATIDCNSRYVWLDPYRGAMLAVAEAARNLSCVGAEPLAVTDNLNFGSPEKPDNYWQLAMACRGIADACRAFKTPVTGGNVSLYNETTRDGSVQAIYPTPTIGMVGLVEDVRRVCSQGFKAAGDLVYLLGGGPPTLGGSEYLYRAHGLVAGSPPLLPLALECQVQSVCRAGIERGLFKSAHDLSEGGLAVALAECCIAGNLGLEATILDAAGHRPDVVLFGERAAAIVVSVDPAHRTACEEWFAAALGSHWQFLGTVAAADFAVALQGTNIAIQTPSSQLQTTWEQAIPRRMAYTPVTEAPPQ; encoded by the coding sequence ATGATTGCGCCGACCGAATCTTCGCCATTTAGTCCTGCCGATCTGGCCCGTCACCGCCTGAGTGCTCAAGAATACCGGCGCATCACCGACCTCATCGGACGCCACCCCAACCTCAACGAGTTGGGCATGTTCAGCGTCATGTGGTCGGAGCACTGCTGTTACAAAAATTCCCGAGCCCTGCTTAAAGGTTTTCCGACCACTGGCCCAAGAGTGCTGGTCGGCCCCGGCGAAAATGCTGGCGTCATCGATGTGGGCGACGGGTTGCGCGTGGCCTTCAAAGTCGAATCCCACAACCACCCGAGTGCGGTCGAGCCTTTCCAGGGGGCAGCCACCGGCGTCGGGGGCATTCTGCGCGACATCTTTACGATGGGGGCGCGCCCGATCGCTGTCCTCAATTCGCTGCGCTTTGGACCGCTCGAAGACGCCCGGAACCGGGCGCTTTTTAATGGCGTCGTCCAGGGCATCGGCCACTACGGCAACTGCACCGGCATTCCCACCGTGGGGGGCGAGGTCTACTTCGATGAGACCTACTCCGGCAATCCGCTGGTCAACGCGATGGCCATCGGCGTCCTCGAAACCCCCGAGATTGTCCGCTCCGGCGCGGCAGGGATCGGCAACCCGGTGCTCTACGTCGGCTCGACCACCGGGCGCGACGGCATGGGCGGGGCCAGTTTCGCCTCGGCAGAACTTTCTGAGGAGTCGCAAAAGGACCGACCCGCCGTGCAGGTGGGCGATCCGTTCACCGAAAAGTCGCTTATCGAGGCGTGCCTCGAAGCCTTTCGCACCGGGGCGGTGGTCGCTGCCCAGGACATGGGCGCAGCGGGCCTCACCTGCTCCTCCTCGGAGATGGCCGCCAAGGGCGGCGTCGGCATCGACCTGGACCTCGACCGGGTGCCCGTGCGCGAGACGGGCATGGTCCCCTACGAATTTTTGCTCTCCGAATCGCAGGAGCGGATGCTCTTTGTCGCCCACAAGGGCCGCGAAGGAGAGCTGATTGCCCTTTTTGAGCGCTGGGGGCTGCACGCGGTCGTCGTGGGCGAGGTAGTGGCCGATCCGATCGTCCGTATCCGCCACCGGGGCGAGGTGGTGGCCGAGCTGCCTGCCGGTGCCCTCACCGACGACGCGCCCCTCTACGAGCGCGAGGTGCTCTCCGAGCCGCCCCTCTGGCTGCGCGAATTGCAGGCGTTCGACGGGAGCACGCTGCCGCTGCCTGCCGATTACACAGCGGCGCTGCTGCAGTTGCTCGACAGTCCCAACATCGCCTCCAAGCGCTGGGTCTACCGCCAGTACGACCATCAGGTGCAGAACAACACCGCGATCGTACCGGGGGCTGCCGACGCGGCGGTGATCCGGGTACGCCCCCAGACTTTTGGCGTCGGCGAGGTGACGGCTGTGCCTGCCGGTGAGCGGGGTATCGCCGCCACAATCGACTGCAACAGCCGCTACGTCTGGCTCGATCCCTACCGGGGGGCGATGCTCGCCGTCGCCGAGGCGGCGCGCAACCTGAGCTGTGTGGGCGCAGAACCGCTCGCTGTCACCGACAACCTCAACTTTGGTTCTCCCGAAAAGCCCGACAATTACTGGCAGCTCGCGATGGCCTGCCGGGGCATCGCCGACGCCTGCCGGGCCTTCAAGACGCCTGTCACCGGCGGCAACGTCTCGCTCTACAACGAGACCACCCGCGACGGCAGCGTGCAGGCGATTTACCCGACGCCCACGATCGGCATGGTGGGCCTTGTCGAGGACGTTCGCCGCGTCTGCTCCCAGGGCTTCAAGGCCGCAGGAGATCTGGTATATCTGCTGGGTGGCGGGCCACCGACGTTGGGTGGCTCCGAGTACCTCTACCGGGCGCATGGCCTGGTAGCCGGTTCACCGCCGCTGTTGCCCCTCGCCCTCGAATGCCAGGTCCAGTCTGTCTGTCGGGCGGGCATCGAGCGCGGTCTGTTCAAGTCGGCCCACGACCTGTCGGAGGGCGGGCTCGCCGTTGCGCTGGCCGAATGCTGCATTGCGGGCAATCTTGGCCTGGAGGCCACCATCCTGGACGCTGCGGGCCATCGTCCGGACGTAGTGCTTTTTGGCGAGAGGGCGGCGGCGATCGTCGTGAGCGTCGATCCGGCCCATCGGACCGCCTGCGAAGAATGGTTCGCCGCTGCCCTGGGCTCCCACTGGCAGTTTCTGGGCACCGTCGCAGCGGCAGACTTTGCCGTTGCCCTGCAAGGCACCAATATCGCCATCCAGACCCCCTCCTCCCAACTGCAGACAACCTGGGAGCAAGCGATCCCGCGCCGCATGGCCTACACACCTGTCACCGAGGCACCGCCACAATGA
- a CDS encoding vitamin K epoxide reductase family protein — protein MKVSSLQEASWPRWTIAALAAFGSALTAYLSWTKLTAAQTAFCTQGAGCDLVLQTPYASLFGLPLSSFGLALYLALLLIALVPGIDRWRWGALFALSLGGVTFTAYLVYLLAFEIVAVCLYCIASALTMTAIFVLTLVGHRWQKPDNLVLGGLGIVLVGMAAIYGIYNVQSAAAGPVDYSVALAKHLRASGAKFYGASWCPHCKAQKSFFGPEALRFVPYVECSPNGQPGSGLTKACADASIESFPTWDIAGQRYMGEQSLEQLARYSNFTPTANTVKKTGK, from the coding sequence ATGAAGGTCTCCTCCCTGCAGGAAGCGAGCTGGCCGCGCTGGACGATCGCGGCTCTCGCCGCTTTTGGTAGCGCTCTGACGGCGTATCTGAGTTGGACAAAGCTGACGGCGGCGCAGACAGCCTTCTGCACCCAGGGGGCGGGCTGCGATCTGGTCTTGCAGACGCCCTACGCTTCGCTTTTTGGTCTGCCGCTGTCGAGCTTTGGTCTGGCGCTCTACCTGGCTTTGCTGCTTATCGCCCTGGTGCCGGGCATCGACCGCTGGCGCTGGGGGGCACTGTTTGCCCTCTCCCTGGGCGGGGTGACTTTTACGGCTTACCTTGTCTATCTGCTCGCCTTCGAGATCGTGGCGGTCTGCCTTTATTGCATCGCCTCGGCGCTGACGATGACGGCAATCTTTGTGCTCACACTCGTCGGTCACCGCTGGCAAAAGCCGGACAATCTCGTGCTGGGTGGCCTCGGCATCGTGCTGGTGGGCATGGCAGCGATCTACGGCATCTACAACGTCCAGAGTGCCGCCGCCGGGCCGGTCGATTATTCCGTTGCTCTGGCCAAGCACCTGCGCGCCAGCGGTGCCAAATTTTACGGCGCTTCCTGGTGCCCGCACTGCAAGGCCCAAAAATCGTTCTTCGGCCCGGAGGCGCTGCGCTTTGTGCCCTACGTCGAATGTTCTCCCAACGGCCAGCCGGGCTCGGGCCTGACCAAAGCCTGCGCCGATGCGAGTATCGAGAGCTTCCCCACCTGGGACATCGCCGGTCAGCGCTATATGGGTGAGCAGTCGCTGGAGCAGTTGGCCCGCTACTCGAACTTTACCCCCACCGCCAACACGGTCAAAAAGACCGGCAAGTAG
- a CDS encoding tRNA (5-methylaminomethyl-2-thiouridine)(34)-methyltransferase MnmD has protein sequence MVQSWSPVLTADGSFTFYSAEFEQAFHSTSGARQEALHKFVLPSGLLDRPAPIRVLDICYGLGYNSAALLDALWQVRPAVRVEILALERDLTIPRAAWGKGWLAGWPRAEMLLGHLAQTGAVETEPLAARLIVGDARQTIQQVPPAWADGIFLDPFSPERCPMLWSVEFLRLVARRLQPDGTLVSYACGAAARRALQLGGLFVGSTKPVGRRSPGTVANHRGGLPPLSRREEEHLLTRAAVPYRDPDLNADAVTLQQRRAAEQAGSALEPTSRWKRRWALRKNAAVEAGRARQRADSSPTP, from the coding sequence ATGGTCCAGAGCTGGTCCCCTGTCCTGACAGCGGACGGATCGTTTACTTTCTATAGCGCCGAATTTGAGCAGGCTTTTCACAGCACCAGCGGTGCCCGTCAAGAAGCCCTGCACAAGTTCGTCTTGCCCAGTGGCCTGCTGGATCGGCCTGCTCCGATCCGCGTACTCGATATTTGCTACGGTCTGGGCTACAACAGCGCCGCCCTGCTCGATGCGCTCTGGCAGGTGCGACCGGCGGTGCGGGTCGAAATTCTGGCCCTCGAGCGCGATCTGACCATCCCTCGGGCTGCCTGGGGCAAGGGCTGGCTCGCCGGTTGGCCCCGCGCAGAGATGCTTTTGGGCCACCTGGCCCAGACGGGAGCGGTCGAGACAGAACCACTAGCAGCCCGGCTCATCGTCGGCGATGCCCGGCAGACGATCCAGCAGGTGCCCCCGGCCTGGGCGGACGGCATCTTCCTCGATCCGTTCTCGCCGGAGCGCTGCCCGATGCTCTGGTCGGTAGAATTTTTGCGCCTGGTGGCCCGGCGTCTGCAGCCGGACGGGACGCTGGTGAGTTACGCCTGCGGGGCGGCGGCCCGCCGGGCTTTGCAACTGGGTGGCCTTTTTGTCGGCTCGACGAAGCCGGTGGGCCGCCGCAGCCCCGGCACGGTTGCCAACCACCGGGGCGGCCTGCCGCCTCTATCGCGGCGCGAAGAAGAGCATCTTCTGACCAGGGCCGCCGTGCCCTACCGCGATCCGGACTTGAACGCCGACGCTGTCACCCTGCAGCAGAGGCGGGCTGCCGAGCAGGCAGGTAGTGCCCTGGAGCCCACCTCCCGCTGGAAGCGGCGCTGGGCCCTCAGGAAAAACGCTGCTGTGGAGGCAGGTCGTGCCCGCCAAAGAGCAGACAGCTCCCCGACGCCGTAG
- a CDS encoding Y-family DNA polymerase, with translation MLRTFALVDCNSFYAACEAVFEPRLATVPLVVLSNNDGCVIALNAAAKQLGIVRGVPFFRIRKLIRTAGLQVRSSNFELYGDMSRRVVACLRQFSSAIEVYSIDEVFLRLEVEPEKLTALLSLIRRTIARWTGIEVSIGAGRTKTLAKAANWLIKQDLIDVGVLALLEERAEKQLLERLPVGKVWGIGPRWARLLAERGCPTALQLSELPDGWVRARMSVVALRTVLELRGESCLPLSTRPAARKSIVVSRSFALPLTDLELLQEAVATFAARAAGKLRREQLVAGELGVFVQSDRFEPNFYTNSISCSLTCAANDTRLLQRQALALIETLWREGVEFVKAGVVLSNLHDQNTVQLSLFGDVEVEEDRRLMSTLDALNARHGPGSVRFAVEGTRQSWRGRSRFCSPRWSTRWGELPTATASGSCLLFGGHDLPPQQRFS, from the coding sequence ATGCTCCGCACGTTCGCCCTCGTCGATTGCAACAGTTTTTACGCCGCCTGCGAAGCGGTCTTCGAGCCGCGCTTGGCGACGGTGCCGCTGGTGGTGCTCAGCAACAACGACGGCTGTGTGATCGCCCTCAATGCGGCAGCAAAGCAACTGGGCATCGTCCGGGGGGTGCCCTTTTTTCGGATTCGCAAACTCATCCGGACCGCCGGCTTGCAGGTGCGCTCCTCCAACTTCGAGCTGTACGGCGACATGTCCCGCCGGGTTGTCGCCTGCTTGCGCCAGTTCTCCAGCGCGATCGAGGTGTACTCGATCGACGAAGTGTTCCTCAGGCTGGAGGTCGAGCCCGAAAAGCTCACCGCCCTGCTCTCACTCATCCGGCGGACAATTGCCCGCTGGACAGGCATCGAGGTGAGCATCGGCGCAGGCCGGACCAAGACGCTGGCAAAGGCGGCAAACTGGCTCATCAAGCAGGATCTAATCGATGTCGGCGTTCTGGCGCTACTGGAGGAGAGAGCAGAAAAGCAACTGCTGGAGCGTCTGCCGGTGGGTAAAGTCTGGGGCATCGGTCCGCGCTGGGCGAGGCTGCTCGCCGAGCGGGGGTGCCCGACGGCCCTGCAGCTGAGCGAATTGCCCGACGGCTGGGTGCGCGCCCGGATGAGCGTCGTTGCTCTAAGAACAGTGCTCGAACTGCGGGGTGAGAGCTGTCTGCCGCTCTCTACCAGACCGGCGGCCAGAAAGTCGATCGTCGTCAGCCGCTCGTTCGCTCTGCCCCTCACCGACCTTGAGCTATTGCAGGAGGCGGTGGCCACCTTCGCTGCCAGAGCGGCGGGCAAGCTGCGGCGCGAGCAACTGGTAGCCGGGGAACTGGGCGTATTTGTCCAGTCCGACCGCTTCGAGCCCAACTTTTATACCAATTCGATAAGCTGTAGCCTGACGTGCGCCGCCAACGACACGCGACTCCTGCAGCGGCAGGCGCTTGCCCTGATCGAAACCCTCTGGCGCGAGGGGGTGGAATTTGTGAAAGCTGGTGTGGTGCTGAGCAACTTGCACGATCAAAACACCGTGCAACTCAGCCTGTTTGGGGACGTAGAAGTGGAAGAGGACCGCCGGTTGATGTCTACCCTCGACGCCCTCAACGCCAGGCACGGCCCAGGCAGCGTGCGCTTTGCCGTCGAGGGCACCCGGCAGTCCTGGCGGGGCCGCTCCCGGTTCTGCTCGCCTCGCTGGAGTACCCGCTGGGGCGAGTTGCCGACGGCTACGGCGTCGGGGAGCTGTCTGCTCTTTGGCGGGCACGACCTGCCTCCACAGCAGCGTTTTTCCTGA
- a CDS encoding LexA family protein, whose translation MGDGLGAVFGVRWALPLFSQPVPAGFPSPAEDACIDEWLDLNEHLVRHPAATFYLRASGTSMTGAGIHPGDLLIVDRSLEPADHSIVVAIIDGELTLKRLRLQDRQVWLVPENAAYAPLEVRAESDLAIWGVVTHVIHAL comes from the coding sequence ATGGGCGATGGGCTGGGAGCGGTTTTTGGGGTGCGCTGGGCGCTGCCTTTATTTAGCCAGCCGGTGCCGGCGGGTTTTCCGAGTCCGGCGGAGGACGCCTGCATAGACGAGTGGCTCGATCTCAACGAGCATCTGGTCCGCCACCCGGCGGCGACGTTTTATCTGCGGGCGAGCGGCACGAGCATGACCGGGGCGGGCATCCATCCGGGGGACTTGCTCATCGTCGATCGCAGCCTCGAACCTGCCGATCACAGTATCGTCGTCGCCATCATCGACGGCGAACTGACGCTCAAGCGCCTCCGCCTGCAGGACCGGCAGGTGTGGCTGGTGCCGGAAAATGCCGCCTACGCGCCCCTGGAGGTGCGGGCAGAAAGTGACCTGGCAATCTGGGGCGTCGTCACCCACGTCATCCACGCTCTTTGA
- a CDS encoding GNAT family N-acetyltransferase encodes MAIRIAPIALEHIGSYRRTLDAVARERRYLLLLEAPALPDVEAWIRSGIERGAPCFIALDGDEEVVGWCAIHPGSWPGTEHVGHLGIGVLASHRGQGIGRQLIETTVTAAFAANLERIELEVFASNGGAIGFYEAFGFRYEGCRRKARYLDGLYDDLLLMALLRDEQCPSAPSAPVEKKSQAIIERIERESGVLGLVGLLTEHLSADELQVLLLEAFRQKGERSTRTAQ; translated from the coding sequence GTGGCGATTCGCATTGCGCCGATTGCCCTCGAACACATCGGTAGTTACCGCCGGACCCTCGACGCGGTGGCCCGCGAGCGGCGCTACCTGTTGCTCCTTGAAGCGCCTGCCCTGCCGGATGTCGAAGCCTGGATTCGCTCCGGTATCGAAAGGGGTGCGCCGTGCTTTATCGCCCTCGACGGCGACGAGGAAGTGGTGGGCTGGTGCGCCATTCATCCTGGATCGTGGCCGGGAACTGAGCACGTCGGTCATCTGGGGATCGGTGTGCTGGCGAGCCATCGGGGACAGGGCATCGGTCGGCAGCTTATCGAAACCACCGTCACAGCCGCCTTTGCCGCTAACCTGGAGCGGATCGAACTGGAGGTATTTGCTTCCAACGGGGGAGCGATCGGCTTTTACGAGGCGTTCGGCTTTCGGTACGAAGGCTGCCGACGCAAGGCGCGCTATCTCGACGGCCTTTACGACGATCTGCTGCTGATGGCTCTATTGCGCGACGAGCAGTGCCCCTCTGCTCCCTCGGCTCCAGTGGAAAAAAAGTCCCAGGCCATTATTGAGCGCATCGAGCGCGAGAGCGGTGTACTGGGGCTTGTCGGATTGCTCACCGAGCATCTATCAGCGGATGAGCTGCAGGTGCTGCTCCTGGAAGCCTTCCGGCAGAAGGGTGAGCGGAGTACGCGGACGGCTCAGTAG
- a CDS encoding transketolase C-terminal domain-containing protein, with protein MTTSLVRFPIDLTRYKPLALDPSRPTLTDAERETLRGNIQFCRDAIVFFTATGAAHGVGGHTGGPYDTVPEVMILEAFFKGAPDRFVPICFDEAGHRVATQYLLAALHGDLPWEQLLHYREAGSHLPGHPELGLTPGVKFSSGRLGHLWPYVNGVALANPDKVVICLGSDGSQQEGDDAEAARLAVKLGLNVKLVIDDNDVTIAGHPSEYLPGYSVGKTLSGHGLAVEAGDGEDLDQLYTRLCAAVNTHGPVAVINKRKMAVGIDGLEGSTHGHDVIPVDKAVAYLEKRGQDEAARYLKQLQKPKDTYTYLGSGNKLGSNRTVFGEAVVEVLSRLDEPTRKRTVMCIDSDLEGSTGLKVIRERFPDIYVSSGIMERGNFSAAAGFGMAEGKQGIFSTFSAFLEMCISEITMARLNRSNVLSHYSHAGIDDMADNTCHFGINNLFADNGLDDGYETRLYFPADAAQMRACVEAVFPQPGLRFIFSTRSKTPNILTAEGSDFYGPGYSFTPGKDEVIREGSAGTIVSFGEALYRCLDAVERLKQEGIDVGLINKPTLNVIDEQSLARAGASPFVLVVEGFNRRTGLGSRFGSWLLERGFAPRFAHLGTHKEGCGGLWEQYPYQGLDPVSIIAKVKELVG; from the coding sequence ATGACGACAAGCCTTGTCCGCTTTCCGATCGACCTCACCCGCTACAAACCATTGGCGCTCGACCCGAGTCGGCCCACTCTCACGGACGCAGAGCGCGAGACGCTCCGGGGCAATATTCAGTTTTGCCGGGATGCGATTGTGTTTTTTACCGCCACCGGGGCGGCCCACGGCGTCGGCGGCCACACCGGAGGGCCCTACGATACGGTGCCCGAGGTGATGATCCTCGAAGCTTTCTTCAAAGGTGCGCCCGATCGCTTCGTGCCGATCTGCTTCGACGAGGCGGGCCACCGCGTCGCGACCCAGTACCTGCTTGCCGCTCTACACGGAGATCTGCCCTGGGAGCAGTTGCTCCATTACCGGGAGGCGGGTTCTCACCTGCCCGGCCATCCGGAGTTGGGGCTGACGCCGGGAGTCAAGTTCAGTTCCGGTCGTCTGGGCCACCTGTGGCCCTACGTCAACGGCGTGGCCCTGGCCAACCCCGATAAGGTCGTCATCTGCCTGGGTTCGGACGGCTCTCAGCAAGAAGGCGATGACGCGGAGGCAGCCCGCCTCGCGGTCAAGCTGGGCCTCAACGTCAAACTGGTCATCGACGACAACGATGTGACGATCGCCGGGCACCCTTCGGAGTACCTGCCGGGCTACAGCGTCGGCAAGACCCTGAGCGGCCATGGCCTCGCAGTCGAAGCGGGGGACGGCGAGGATCTCGACCAGTTGTACACCCGGCTGTGCGCGGCAGTTAACACCCATGGGCCGGTGGCGGTCATCAACAAGCGCAAGATGGCGGTGGGCATCGATGGCCTCGAAGGCTCGACCCACGGCCACGATGTCATCCCCGTCGATAAGGCGGTGGCCTACCTCGAAAAGCGCGGCCAGGACGAAGCAGCCCGCTACCTCAAGCAGTTGCAAAAGCCCAAGGACACCTACACCTACCTGGGTTCGGGCAACAAACTGGGCTCCAACCGCACCGTCTTCGGCGAGGCGGTGGTAGAAGTACTGTCCAGGCTCGACGAGCCGACCCGCAAGCGGACGGTGATGTGCATCGACAGCGACCTGGAAGGCTCCACCGGCCTCAAGGTGATTCGCGAGCGCTTCCCGGATATCTACGTCAGTTCGGGAATCATGGAGCGGGGCAACTTTTCCGCTGCCGCCGGTTTCGGGATGGCCGAGGGCAAGCAGGGCATCTTCAGCACCTTCAGCGCCTTTCTTGAGATGTGCATCTCAGAAATTACGATGGCCCGTCTGAATCGCTCGAACGTGCTCAGCCACTACTCCCACGCGGGCATCGACGATATGGCCGACAACACCTGCCACTTCGGCATCAACAACCTGTTTGCCGACAACGGCCTCGACGACGGCTACGAGACGCGGCTATATTTCCCGGCGGACGCCGCCCAGATGCGCGCCTGTGTGGAGGCGGTCTTCCCCCAGCCGGGTTTGCGCTTTATCTTCTCGACCCGTTCAAAGACACCGAACATTCTCACCGCCGAGGGCAGCGACTTTTATGGGCCGGGCTACAGCTTCACCCCCGGCAAGGACGAGGTGATCCGCGAGGGCAGCGCCGGTACGATCGTGAGCTTCGGCGAAGCGCTGTACCGCTGCCTCGATGCGGTCGAACGCCTCAAGCAGGAGGGCATCGATGTCGGCTTGATCAACAAACCGACCCTCAACGTGATCGACGAGCAGAGCCTGGCACGGGCCGGCGCTTCGCCCTTCGTGCTGGTGGTCGAAGGTTTCAACCGGCGCACCGGACTGGGCAGCCGCTTTGGCTCGTGGCTTCTGGAGCGGGGCTTTGCCCCCAGATTCGCTCACCTCGGTACCCACAAGGAAGGCTGCGGTGGTCTCTGGGAGCAGTACCCCTACCAGGGCCTCGACCCGGTGAGCATCATTGCCAAAGTCAAGGAACTGGTGGGCTGA